The window TACGCCGACGGCGCACTGCCCGCCCCGCTCGTCCACGGCCTGCCCCGCAACTGGCCCCACATCCGGGCCGTCTACGAGCGCGCGGGGTTCCGGCACACCGGCGACACCGAGGTCATCCTGATCGCCAGGGTCGCCGACCTGCCGGCGCACGAACCCCGGCCGGGCGTCACGGTCGAACGCACACTGGGGGAGTGCGGCACCCGCTTCAGGGCCTACGCCGACACGCACGCCCTCGGCTTCGTCGAGGTGGACACGGCCCTGGCCCGCCCCGAGCGGCACGCCCGGGCCGCGGGCCTGGCCGACATCGGCAACCTCCACGTCGACCCCGCGCAGGACGGCACCGGCCTGGAGCACTGGCTCCTGGCCCAGGCCGCCGACTGGCTCCGCCTGTGCGGCGTCGACCGGCTGGTCGCCTACGAAACGGCCGCCGACACCGCCAGGATCGAGCTCCTGGCGGGCGCGGGCTTCCGTGAGCTGACCCGTACCGACCGGGGCTGGGAGCACCGCCCCGGGTGATCTCAGATACCGGGCCGGTACCGCATCGGGTGGTCCGCCGGGACCTCGACCAGCACGATCGGCGTCCCGTCCGGGTCCGCGATCCACATCTCGACCAGGCCCCACGGCTCCTTCACCG of the Streptomyces koelreuteriae genome contains:
- a CDS encoding GNAT family N-acetyltransferase — its product is MPALEVRPFRRADRDQLTDLVNMHVAAVVPGVSVSVNTVLGDLERQPGEFITDPWVAERTTLVAEQRRCVVAAAHLLRYRADAEVGETYRDSAEINWFVHRPTASHWPDADRAADLLMRACLAQLARWDVRARYADGALPAPLVHGLPRNWPHIRAVYERAGFRHTGDTEVILIARVADLPAHEPRPGVTVERTLGECGTRFRAYADTHALGFVEVDTALARPERHARAAGLADIGNLHVDPAQDGTGLEHWLLAQAADWLRLCGVDRLVAYETAADTARIELLAGAGFRELTRTDRGWEHRPG